From one Pempheris klunzingeri isolate RE-2024b chromosome 9, fPemKlu1.hap1, whole genome shotgun sequence genomic stretch:
- the ubl3b gene encoding ubiquitin-like protein 3b translates to MTTQRDLDMVHLRLILVSGKTQDFTFSPNDSATDIAKHVFDNWPAGWEEERVSSPSILRLIFQGRFLHGNVTLGALKLPPGRTTVMHLVARETLPEPNSHGQRNREKTTESNCCLLL, encoded by the exons ATGACCACCCAGAGGGATCTTGAtatg gtGCACCTCCGCCTTATCCTGGTCAGTGGGAAAACGCAAGACTTCACTTTCTCCCCAAATGACTCGGCCACAGACATCGCCAAGCATGTATTTGACAACTGGCCTGCAG gatgggaggaggagagggtgagcagTCCCAGTATACTGCGCCTCATCTTCCAGGGACGCTTCCTTCATGGCAACGTTACCCTGGGAG CTTTAAAGCTGCCGCCGGGCCGAACGACCGTCATGCACTTGGTTGCCAGAGAGACTCTTCCAGAGCCCAACTCTCATG GTCAGAGGAACAGAGAAAAAACCACAGAGAGCAACTGCTGCCTCCTCTTGTAA